The DNA region GTGGCCCTGAGAACCGTGGACCCCACGATCATCGAGGAGATCCGCTACTTCACCCCGCACAACTTCGTGGGCGAGCGCATCGACGGCTACCAGCAGCCCCTCTGCATCCTCACCAGGCCCGCCGCCGAAGCCCTCCACCAGGCCCAGCAGCGACTGCTGAGGCAGGGCTACTCCCTGAAGGTGTACGACTGCTACCGGCCCCAGCGGTCCGTGGACCACTTCGTCCGCTGGGCCAAGGACCTCGAAGACCAGGCCATGAAGGGCGAGTTCTACCCGAACGTCGACAAGACCCGTCTGTTCGAGGACGGTTACATCGCGGAGAAGTCCGGCCACAGCCGCGGCTCGACCATGGACCTCACCGTCGTGAAGCTCCCGGCGAAGCCGACCCGCCCGTACGTCCCCGGCGAACCCCTCGTGCCGTGCTTCGCCCCCCAGGGTGAGCGTTTCCCGGACAACTCCGTGGACATGGGCACCGGTTACGACTGCTTCGACACCCTGTCGCACACCCTCGACCCGCGCATCCAGGGACAGCAGCGCGCCCACAGGCTGCTCCTGAAGGACACCCTCGAAGGCCTCGGTTTCGTGAACCTGGCCGAGGAGTGGTGGCACTTCACGTACAAGCCCGAGCTGTACCCCGACACCTATTTCGACTTCCCGGTGTCGAGGAAATCCCTCATCCAGTCTCAGTGAGGCGGCCCGCGCAACCGTCCTTGTGATGATCGGATACAGTCCCGGGCGTGTCCCCAACCCAGATCCCGTCCGCCAACTCCGCGCCGGACTCCCACTGTTCGAGCTGCGGCGCGCCCTACGGAGAGGGCGTTTCCGGCTGGCCCCGCACCTGCTCCTCCTGCCGCACCGTGGCCTACCGCAACCCGCTTCCGGTCGCCGTGGCCCTGCAGCCCGTGTACGACACCAAGGGTGCGGCCCTGGTCGCCATCACCCGGACCATCGCTCCCGCGCGCGGGGGTATCGCCCTGCCCGGAGGGTTCATCGACCAACGGGAGGACTGGCGGCAGGCCGTCGTCCGTGAACTCAAGGAGGAGACGGGCATCGCCGCGGCCGGCCGTGACGTACGGCTCGTCGACGCGCTGAGCTCCCCCGACGGCCACCTGCTGCTCTTCGGCGCCCTCCCGGAGCGTCCGGTGGCCGACCTGCCGCCGTCCGTCGCGACCGACGAGACCGAGGGCTGGCAACTGCTGCGCAGGGCGACCGAACTGGCCTTCCCGCTGCACACCCTGGCGGCGAAGGCGTGGTTCGAGGGCCGGTACGTCTGAGAGCTCTTCACGTGCCCCGGCGGGGCCACACCCGACTCGGGCGTGGCCCCGCCGGGGACTGTGAGACCCCTTCAGAGGCGTGTCACGACGCTCCCAGCCCCCGCACCCGAACGGGCAGTGACGGCTCACTGCGGCCGTCCTCCCCATACCGCTCGACGATGACCCGCTTCCCCTTCCTGCGCGTCACATAGCGCTCGATCTCCGGCTCCTCCCAGCCGTCGCCCGAGTCCGCCACCACCAGCCCGCCCCCGGTCCGTCCGCGGGCGGGCGCCCACACCTCCAGCTCCAGGCCGCCGTCCTCGCCACGCACCGGCAGGACCGCCCCCGCACGCGCCAGGACCGGAATCCGCGACAAGGGAGCGTCGATCAGCACTTGCGCGGGCCCTTCGTACGCCTCCTCGGTCACCGTGTCGTACCAGCGCCCCCGCGGCAGCTGCACCGCACGCCGATCGGCGCCCGGGTCCAGCACCGGGGCCACCAGAAGACAGTCACCGAGCAGGAAGGCGTCCTCACAGTCCCGCAGCGCCCTGTCCTCCGGCGCGCCCCACCACACCGGCCGCACATAGGGCGCACCCGTACGGCGTGCCAGATGCGCCAGCGTCATGAAGTACGGCAGCAGCCGCCGCCGTTCGACGAGCGCCACGCGCGCGTGCCCGAGAACGTCGTCGCCGAACTCCCAGGGTTCCCGGCGCCCCGCCCGCAGACTCGAGTGCGTACGGAACAGGGGCAGGTACGCCCCCAGCTGGAACCACCGCAGATACAGCTCGGGGGAGGGGCTCCCGTCGAAGCCGCCCACATCGGGACCCGAATACGGCACGCCGCACAGCCCGAGGCCCATCACCAGCGACAGGGACGCCCGCAGACCGGGCCATCCCGTGGCCACGTCCCCGGACCAGGTACCTCCGTAGCGCTGCATTCCGGCCCACCCAGAGCGGGAGAACAGGAACGGCCGCTCCTGGGGCGTCAGTTCGCGAAGGCCTTCGTAGCCCGCCCTCGCCATACCGAGCGCGTACACGTTGTGCGCCTCACGATGGTCACCGCCGCGGCCCTCCAGGTCGTGCCGTGCCGAACGGGGCAGCGTCGACTCCCCGAAGGCGGCGAACGACACCGGCTCGTTCATGTCGTGCCAGAAACCGGCGAAGCCCTGAGAAAGCCGCTCCTCGTAGAGCCCGCCCCACCACCGTCGCGTACGCGCGCGCGTGAAGTCCGGATAGACCACCTCACCCGGCCAGACCACACCACGCACCGGCTGCCCGGCGGCGTCCCGCACGAAGGCCTCCTCGGCGGTCCCACTGTCGTACACGGCGTTACCGGGCTCGGCCTTCACCGCCGGATCCACGATCGACACCATCCGGATCCCGTCCCGGCGCAGTTCCTCGGCGAGCACCGGCAGCTTCGGGAAACGGTCCCGGTCGACGGTGAACACCTGATGCGCGTCGAAGTGGTCGATGTCGAGGTGCACGGCCTCCAGCGGCAGTCCGCGCTCGTGATAGCCGCCGACGATCCGCCGCACCTCCTCCTCGCTCCCGAAGCCCCACCGCGCGTGATGGTGCCCCAGGGCCCAGGCAGGCGGCAGCGCGGCGGCTCCGGTCAGCGACGCCCAGGCGTGCAGCACGCGCGCGGGGTTCCCCACCATCACCCAGCAGCGCAGGGGCCCGCCGTCCATCCGGAGTTCGCTCGTCCCGGCCCGGTCGTGCCCGGACCCGGCCCCCTCCTCGCCCTCGCGCAGCGTCATACCGCCGTCCCACGTGCTGTCGTGGAACACCAGGTGAGTGGCCGCGTCGGCCACCACCATCTGCACCGGCATGGTGATGTACAGCGGATCGTCGCCGGGCCCGAAGGCGTGCCCCGGATCGGTGTTCCACAGCCGATAGGTTCCGTCGCGCAGCCGGGGCCCCGACGCGCGCCCGCCCAGGCCGAAGAACCGCGCGTCCGCGGCCACTTCGGACCGCTGCATCCAGCGCGCCTCCCCACCGCCCACCGGCTCCCACCACCGCGGCGGCAGATCCCGCCGAAGGGTCACCCCGCCCGGCGTACGCACCTCCACGGCGCCGTGCCGCGAGACGACGACCGTCATTCGCTCCGCCACGACCCGCCACGCGCCGTCCTTGTCCGGCTCCAGCACGGTGCGGGGGTCCGGTTCGGGAGAGGGTCCCGCGAGCGCGTACGACGGCTCGGGCCCGGCTCCGTCCCAGCCCCAGAAGACGGCTCCGCCGGCCGTGACGGTGATCCGCAGCTCCGACCGGGTGAACCGGACGACCCCGCCACCGGGACCCGGCTCCACACTCAGTACGGGCCCGGGAACCCGCGCCCGCTCGGCGCCCCGCGGTGGCAGCCCCGAGGCGTCGGCACGCCTCCTGCGCCACGCGGCCCGCACGGTACGCAGCCCCTGGGCCGCCCCCGCCGAACCGACCGCCTTCATCGAACGCACCAGGTCACGACCGTCCATGCTGCTCAGCCTGCCACTCGAAACGGCCGATGAGTGAGTCGTTCAACTTCCGTTCACCCGTGGCAGGACCACATCTTCACGAGCCGGACTATGTGGGGCTCGCCCTGGTGCGGAAGTCGATCACATGGCATCGTCCGTGGGAGCCGCGTGACGCGCACACCCCAGCCCGTGCGCGGTACACGCACACGACGCGCACAGTCCGGGAGCCGCCCCATGACCTCAGCGAACCCCTCGCCGCTCTGGCAACCCGACCCGGGTCGCATCGCCCAGGCACAGATCACCCGATTCCAGACCTGGGCGGCCGAGCGCCATGGAGCCCCCGCCGAGGGTGGTTACGCCGCTCTGCACCGCTGGTCCGTGGACGAACTGGACACGTTCTGGAAAGCCGTCACCGAGTGGTTCGACGTACGGTTTTCGACCCCCTACGCGCGCGTGCTGGGCGACCGCTCGATGCCGGGCGCACAGTGGTTCCCCGGAGCCACCCTCAACTACGCCGAGCACGCCCTGCGAGCGGCCGACACCCGAGCGGACGAACCGGCCCTCCTCCATGTCGACGAGACCCACGAACCGACCCCGGTCAGCTGGTCCGAACTGCGCCGCCAGGTCGGCTCCCTGGCCGCCGAACTCCGTGCCCTCGGCGTACGCCCGGGTGACCGCGTCAGCGGCTACCTCCCGAACGTGCCCCAGGCAGTGGTCGCCCTCCTCGCCACCGCGGCCGTCGGCGGCGTCTGGACGTCCTGCGCCCCCGACTTCGGCGCCCGCAGCGTCCTCGACCGCTTCCAGCAGGTCGAACCCGTCGTGCTGTTCACCGTCGACGGCTACCGCTACGGCGGCAAGGAGCACGACCGCCGCGACACCGTCGCCGAACTGCGCCGCGAACTGCCCACCCTGCGCGCCGTCGTCCACATCCCGCTGCTCGGCACCGAACCCCCCGAGGGTGCCCTGGAATGGTCGGCCCTCACCTCGGCGGACGTGACGCCCGTCTACGAAGAGCTCCCTTTCGACCATCCCCTGTGGGTGCTCTACTCCTCCGGCACGACCGGCCTCCCCAAGGCCATCGTCCAGTCCCAGGGCGGCATCCTCGTCGAGCACCTCAAGCAGCTCGGCCTCCACTGCGACCTGGGGCCCGAGGACCGCTTCTTCTGGTACACGTCCACCGGCTGGATGATGTGGAACTTCCTCGTCTCCGGCCTCCTGACGGGCACCACGATCGTCCTGTACGACGGCAGCCCGGGCTACCCGGACACAGCCGCCCAGTGGCGCATCGCCGAACGCACCGGCGCCACCCTCTTCGGTACGTCGGCGGCATACGTCATGGCCTGCCGCAAGGCGGGCGTCCACCCCTCCCGCGACTTCGACCTCTCCCGCGTCCAGTGCGTCGCCACCACCGGCTCGCCCCTGCCGCCCGACGGATTCCGCTGGCTGCACGACGAAGTACGCGACGACATGTGGATCGCCTCCGTCAGCGGCGGCACCGACGTCTGCTCCTGCTTCGCGGGAGCGGTACCCACCCTTCCCGTCCACGTCGGCGAACTCCAGGCACCCGGCCTCGGCACCGACCTCCAGTCCTGGGACCCGAGCGGCGAAGCCCTCATCGACGAGGTCGGCGAGCTCGTCGTCACCAACCCCATGCCGTCGATGCCCATCCGCTTCTGGAACGACCCCGACGGCAGCCGCTACCACGACAGCTACTTCGACACGTACCCCGGAGTGTGGCGCCACGGCGACTGGATCACCGTCACCTCACGCGGCTCCGTCGTCATCCACGGCCGCTCGGACTCCACCCTCAACCGCCAGGGCGTCCGCATGGGTTCGGCCGACATCTACGAAGCCGTAGAGCGGCTCCCCGAGATCCGCGAATCCCTCGTCATCGGCATCGAACAGCCGGACGGCGACTACTGGATGCCCCTCTTCGTCCACCTCGCTCCAGGCGCCGCACTCGACGACGCCCTCCTCGGCCGCATCAAGCAGACCATCCGCGAACAACTCTCCCCGCGTCACATCCCCGACGAGGTCATCGAGGTACCCGGCGTCCCGCACACCCTCACCGGCAAGCGCATCGAGGTCCCGGTCAAACGCCTCCTCCAGGGAACCCCCTTGGAGAAGGCGGTCAACCCCGGCTCCATCGACAACCTCGACCTGCTCCGCTTCTACGAGGAGCTGGCCCGCAAGCGCGCCTGACCAACCCCGCGTTCCAGTGTCCCCTCGGGCGTACTCCCCACGTCCGAGGGGCGTTGTCAGTGCCGCCGGTTACTGTGAGTGAGCATTGATCGACTGCACGCAGGGGGAAAAATGGCACACACCCAGCACCAGACCATGCGACGCGTCCTGCGCCGCGAAATCGCCGGAACCATCGGACTGTTGACCGACGAGCAGGACTTCACCGCGATGCGGCGGCGCTACCGCACCTTCACCTTCGACAACCACGCGAGCTATCTCCAGCAGGTGGAAGCCCTGCTCCGGACCCTCGCCTCCCAGGGCGGCCACACCACGGTGGCACTCTTCGACCCCGAGGAGTACGCGGAATTCTGCGCCGAGCACGGCCTGGAACCCGACACACCGTCCAGCCGCACCCGCTTCACCGCGGAACTCGCCGCGACAGGCGCGACCGTCCCGTACGAGGGCCAGCCCCTCGACCACCTCGTCCCGAACCTCATCGACGAAGCCGTCCGACAGGCCACTTGGGAGTACGCGACTACGCTCCTGTCCCGCATCGGCACCTGCGCGTCCTGCGGCGAGGACATCGGCCGAATCGCCTTCGTGCGCGCGTCCGACCTGCTCGTCCGCATCCTTGACGCCTCGGGCCCGGGCCGGCGCCACCTCGTGTGCAGCGTCTCCACGGAGCCCGAAACACTCGTCGCGGTCCTCCGGGCCGACGACGACCAGCACGGAACACCCCACCTGGACGAGGCCGAGGCACTCGAATTCACCACCGTCCTCGCACTGGGCATCGCCACCCAGAGCCCCGGTGGCCTGGTCATGCGCGCCGACACCTCCGATGCGACCGACCGTGTCTACGGCTGGCGCCTGCGCGGCGAAGGCCTGGAGCCACTCACCGCCGGCGAGGTCTTCGACGCCTACTGCACCGATGTCGAATCCGGCGACCTCGTCTCCCCGGAGTCGGGTGTCGACTACTGCGCACCACCGGACCTGGGGGACGACGGGCCCACGACACGGCACACGCACTGAACACGCGAGGGGCGCCCCACCCTCAGGTGGAGCGCCCCTCGACCACAGCCGATCAGCGACAACGGCGCGCGGCACCGACGACTACTCGCCGGACAGCACCGCCTGGGCCGCCGTGCGCGCTTCCTCGGCACTGTCACAGGCACGCGCGGCCGCCGCGGCGCGCTCGCACTGTGCCAGCGTGTACTTGGCCAGCGTCGCGCGGACATAAGGAATCGACGCGGCACCCATGGAGAGAGAGGTGACACCGAGACCGGTCAGCACACACGCGAGCAGCGGGTCCGAAGCGGCCTCGCCGCAGACACCACAGCTCTTGCCCTCGGCCTTGGCCGCCTCGGCGGACAGCGCGACCAGGTCGAGCAGCGCGGGCTGCCACGGATCCTGCAGCCGGGACACGGCACCCACCTGGCGGTCGGCGGCGAACGTGTACTGCGCGAGGTCGTTGGTCCCCAGCGACAGGAACTCGACCTCCTGCAGGATCGACCGCGCCCGCAGAGCGGCCGACGGAATCTCGACCATGGCACCGAACTTCGCCTGCAGGCCCGCCTCACGGCACGCGTCGGCGAACGCCTTGGCGTCGGCACGGTCCGCGACCATCGGCGCCATCACCTCGAGGTAGACCGGCAGCCCCTCGGAAGCCTTCGCGAGCGCCGTCAGCTGCGTCCGCAGCACGTCGGGGTGGTCGAGCAGCGAGCGCAGCCCGCGCACGCCGAGCGCCGGGTTCGGCTCGTCCGCCGGCGTCAGGAAGTCGAGCGGCTTGTCGGCGCCCGCATCGAGCACCCGCACCACGACCCGCCCCTCGGGGAAGGCCTCGAGCACCTGGCGATACGCCTCGACCTGCTTCTCCTCGGACGGCGCGTTCTTGCTGTCGTCAAGGAAGAGGAACTCGGTACGGAACAGACCCACGCCCTCGGCACCGGCCTCGACCGCCGCAGGAACGTCCGCGGGACCACCGATGTTGGCCAGCAGCGGCACCTTGTGCCCGTCCGACGTGGCACCAGGCCCGGTCGTGGCGGACAGCGCGGCCCTGCGCGCAGCGGCCGCGGCCTCCATCTCGGCCTTCTTCTCCGCACTCGGATTCACGAAGATCTCACCGGTACTGCCGTCCACGGCGACCAACGTGCCCTCGGCAAGCTCACCCGCGCCCGGCAGCGCCACCACGGCGGGAACACCGAGGGCTCGAGCCAGAATCGCGCTGTGGCTGGTCGGCCCACCCTCCTCGGTGACAAAACCGAGGACCAGCGTGGGGTCCAGCAGAGCGGTGTCGGCGGGCGCGAGGTCACGAGCGATCAGGACGTACGGCTCATCACTGTCCGGCACGCCCGGCATCGGCACACCGAGGAGCCGGGCGACGATACGGTTCCGCACGTCGTCGAGGTCCGCCACACGTCCGGCGAGGTACTCACCGGCATTCGCCAGCAGCGCGCGATACGCGGCGAACGCGTCGTACACCCCGCGCTCCGCCGTGCTTCCGACCGCGATCCGCCGCTCGACATCGGACATGAGCTCCGGGTCCTGGGCCATCATGGCCTGGGCCTCGAGAACGGCCTGGGCTTCGCCGCCCGCCAGATTGCCGCGGGCCATCAGGTCGGCCGCAACGGCTTCGACGGCCTTGCGGGCGCGCCCCTGTTCGCGCTCCGCGTCCTCCGTCGGTATCTGCTTGGCAGGCGGCTCGAGCACCGCCGTTCCCATGTGCCGAACCTCGCCGATCGCCACACCGTGGCTCACGCCGACGCCTCGCAGCGTTGTCTCCATGTCACCCGTCTCCGATAGAGCGGCGGGTCCCGCCGCCGCGATGGTTGTCGTGCCTGCTGTACATGACGGCAGGGAAGTCAGTGCCAGCTGAAGAGAGCGTCGCCAGCCTTCACGTCTCCGTCAACGCTGACGTCGGAGAGGGACTCAGCTGTGGCCTCGAGCGCCACGATGGGGCAGATGGGGGACTTGCCGGCGGCCTCGACGGCAGCCGGGTCCCAGCGCACCACGGACTGGCCGCGCTGCACGGTGTCGCCCTTGTTGACGAGCAGCTCGAAGCCCTCGCCGTTGAGCTGAACGGTGTCGATACCGAGGTGCGTCAGTACTCCGTGCCCCTCTTCGTCGACCACGACGAAGGCGTGCGGGTGGAGCGAGACAACAACGCCGTCGATGGGGGCGACGGCCGCCGAGGCCTCCCGGACGGGGTCGATCGCGGTGCCGGGGCCCACCATGGCTCCGGAGAAGACCGGATCAGGTACAGCTGTGAGTCCGATGGTGCGTCCTGCAAGAGGGGACGTCACGGTGGTCATGGGAAGCCTCCCAGGGGCGGAGATTCAGATGGGCCGTCGCTGCCTGTCCTGGACGGCGCACTGCTCAGCAGCGTAAGTCATATGAAGTGCCGGTTCCGCACGAGAGGACCCGGTTGGCGACCGTAGAGCACAGCACAAACGATTTGCACGCGCTCCGCAGCCGCATGTAGAGTCGTACACCTGCTTGAGGCCGAGCGACGCGACCAAGCGTCCTTGCCTGGCAGCATCCAACTTGTCGGATCCTATCTCGGGGTCCGGTTCTGCATGTCCGCAGAACCGTGGTCAGAGAGACGGAAAATCACTGATAGAGTTTGGAAACACCGAAGGGAAGCCCGGA from Streptomyces sp. NBC_00258 includes:
- a CDS encoding PTS sugar transporter subunit IIA, which gives rise to MTTVTSPLAGRTIGLTAVPDPVFSGAMVGPGTAIDPVREASAAVAPIDGVVVSLHPHAFVVVDEEGHGVLTHLGIDTVQLNGEGFELLVNKGDTVQRGQSVVRWDPAAVEAAGKSPICPIVALEATAESLSDVSVDGDVKAGDALFSWH
- a CDS encoding glycoside hydrolase family 31 protein, translated to MDGRDLVRSMKAVGSAGAAQGLRTVRAAWRRRRADASGLPPRGAERARVPGPVLSVEPGPGGGVVRFTRSELRITVTAGGAVFWGWDGAGPEPSYALAGPSPEPDPRTVLEPDKDGAWRVVAERMTVVVSRHGAVEVRTPGGVTLRRDLPPRWWEPVGGGEARWMQRSEVAADARFFGLGGRASGPRLRDGTYRLWNTDPGHAFGPGDDPLYITMPVQMVVADAATHLVFHDSTWDGGMTLREGEEGAGSGHDRAGTSELRMDGGPLRCWVMVGNPARVLHAWASLTGAAALPPAWALGHHHARWGFGSEEEVRRIVGGYHERGLPLEAVHLDIDHFDAHQVFTVDRDRFPKLPVLAEELRRDGIRMVSIVDPAVKAEPGNAVYDSGTAEEAFVRDAAGQPVRGVVWPGEVVYPDFTRARTRRWWGGLYEERLSQGFAGFWHDMNEPVSFAAFGESTLPRSARHDLEGRGGDHREAHNVYALGMARAGYEGLRELTPQERPFLFSRSGWAGMQRYGGTWSGDVATGWPGLRASLSLVMGLGLCGVPYSGPDVGGFDGSPSPELYLRWFQLGAYLPLFRTHSSLRAGRREPWEFGDDVLGHARVALVERRRLLPYFMTLAHLARRTGAPYVRPVWWGAPEDRALRDCEDAFLLGDCLLVAPVLDPGADRRAVQLPRGRWYDTVTEEAYEGPAQVLIDAPLSRIPVLARAGAVLPVRGEDGGLELEVWAPARGRTGGGLVVADSGDGWEEPEIERYVTRRKGKRVIVERYGEDGRSEPSLPVRVRGLGAS
- a CDS encoding NUDIX domain-containing protein, with product MSPTQIPSANSAPDSHCSSCGAPYGEGVSGWPRTCSSCRTVAYRNPLPVAVALQPVYDTKGAALVAITRTIAPARGGIALPGGFIDQREDWRQAVVRELKEETGIAAAGRDVRLVDALSSPDGHLLLFGALPERPVADLPPSVATDETEGWQLLRRATELAFPLHTLAAKAWFEGRYV
- a CDS encoding M15 family metallopeptidase; the encoded protein is MTRLSTAVRGLVTVIATLLAVTAAPAAARAATEPKAPADFVALRTVDPTIIEEIRYFTPHNFVGERIDGYQQPLCILTRPAAEALHQAQQRLLRQGYSLKVYDCYRPQRSVDHFVRWAKDLEDQAMKGEFYPNVDKTRLFEDGYIAEKSGHSRGSTMDLTVVKLPAKPTRPYVPGEPLVPCFAPQGERFPDNSVDMGTGYDCFDTLSHTLDPRIQGQQRAHRLLLKDTLEGLGFVNLAEEWWHFTYKPELYPDTYFDFPVSRKSLIQSQ
- a CDS encoding acetoacetate--CoA ligase; amino-acid sequence: MTSANPSPLWQPDPGRIAQAQITRFQTWAAERHGAPAEGGYAALHRWSVDELDTFWKAVTEWFDVRFSTPYARVLGDRSMPGAQWFPGATLNYAEHALRAADTRADEPALLHVDETHEPTPVSWSELRRQVGSLAAELRALGVRPGDRVSGYLPNVPQAVVALLATAAVGGVWTSCAPDFGARSVLDRFQQVEPVVLFTVDGYRYGGKEHDRRDTVAELRRELPTLRAVVHIPLLGTEPPEGALEWSALTSADVTPVYEELPFDHPLWVLYSSGTTGLPKAIVQSQGGILVEHLKQLGLHCDLGPEDRFFWYTSTGWMMWNFLVSGLLTGTTIVLYDGSPGYPDTAAQWRIAERTGATLFGTSAAYVMACRKAGVHPSRDFDLSRVQCVATTGSPLPPDGFRWLHDEVRDDMWIASVSGGTDVCSCFAGAVPTLPVHVGELQAPGLGTDLQSWDPSGEALIDEVGELVVTNPMPSMPIRFWNDPDGSRYHDSYFDTYPGVWRHGDWITVTSRGSVVIHGRSDSTLNRQGVRMGSADIYEAVERLPEIRESLVIGIEQPDGDYWMPLFVHLAPGAALDDALLGRIKQTIREQLSPRHIPDEVIEVPGVPHTLTGKRIEVPVKRLLQGTPLEKAVNPGSIDNLDLLRFYEELARKRA
- the ptsP gene encoding phosphoenolpyruvate--protein phosphotransferase; this encodes METTLRGVGVSHGVAIGEVRHMGTAVLEPPAKQIPTEDAEREQGRARKAVEAVAADLMARGNLAGGEAQAVLEAQAMMAQDPELMSDVERRIAVGSTAERGVYDAFAAYRALLANAGEYLAGRVADLDDVRNRIVARLLGVPMPGVPDSDEPYVLIARDLAPADTALLDPTLVLGFVTEEGGPTSHSAILARALGVPAVVALPGAGELAEGTLVAVDGSTGEIFVNPSAEKKAEMEAAAAARRAALSATTGPGATSDGHKVPLLANIGGPADVPAAVEAGAEGVGLFRTEFLFLDDSKNAPSEEKQVEAYRQVLEAFPEGRVVVRVLDAGADKPLDFLTPADEPNPALGVRGLRSLLDHPDVLRTQLTALAKASEGLPVYLEVMAPMVADRADAKAFADACREAGLQAKFGAMVEIPSAALRARSILQEVEFLSLGTNDLAQYTFAADRQVGAVSRLQDPWQPALLDLVALSAEAAKAEGKSCGVCGEAASDPLLACVLTGLGVTSLSMGAASIPYVRATLAKYTLAQCERAAAAARACDSAEEARTAAQAVLSGE